The sequence GGCCAGAAAGGCACGCTCATGGAAAAGGTCTCCGATAAGGAATGGATCGTCCAGATCGGCATCCTGAAGATGAAGCTCGACGAATCGGGACTCGAGTACGTCAAGCCGGAGAAAGAGAAGCAGACGAAAGCATCTGCGGCCGTCCGGGGACGTACCGAACATGTCAAACTCGAACTCGACCTGCGGGGCGAGCGCTACGAAGACGCAATCCGCAGGACAGAGAAATACCTGGACGACGCACTGTTGTCGAACTATCATCAGGTCTCCATCATCCACGGCAAAGGGACCGGCGCGCTCCGGCAGGGGATTCAGCAGATGCTGAAGAAGCATTCCCGCGTCAAAAGCTACCGGTTCGGAGACGCCGGGGAAGGCGGCCATGGCGTAACGGTCGTCGAACTGAAATAATTCCTCTGAAAGTGAAACTTTTTGCAGACCCATCCGTAACCGATAGGATATCATCGTAAAAAAGGGGTCTGCACACATGGCAACTACCGGATTCTGGAGCAACCCGCTCGTCGAGACAGCCGGCTATTTCAGCACCGTCGTCCTCTGTCTCGTCGTAGCGATGGTCATCTTTGAACTCGTGACCAAATACCGCAACTGGCAGGAAATCAAGAACGGGAATCTCGCGGTCGCCTTCGCGACAGGAGGCAAGATATTCGGCGTGGCGAACATCTTCCGCTATTCCATCGAGCAGCACAATACGCTGCCGCAGATGATCGGCTGGGGATTGTACGGTTTCGCCCTTCTCGTCTTCGCCTATGTCCTGTTCGAATTCCTGACGCCGATGTTCCATGTAGACGACGAAATCGAAAAGGATAACCGGTCCGTCGGGTTCATATCGATGATCATCTCGGTCGGCCTGTCATTCGTCATCGGTGCAAGCATTTCGTAAAACATCAGTACAGTGGAGACGATACTAAATGGAAAAACTCTCGAAGATCCTGCTTGTCCTATGCATAGTCTTCATCGTGATCGGCATCATATGGATGGTCCGGCAGACTTCCTGACGCATTCGCGTCGGACGTCTGCCTTTTCTTTTGGAAATCTGCAATTGTAAACGCATACAACTTTCGTTATACTTAGGAAAGAAAGAATATTCTATGAATATACTGTCGAAAAGGAGGCTGTTCACATGAGTTCGAAACCATGGCTGGCTCAATATCCGCCGGAAATTCCGGAGTCGCTCGAGTACGATCTGATCCCGCTGCAGGACTATTTGACGAGGTCCGCGGCGGCTTATCCGTCGAAGACCGCAATCCACTTCCTCGGCAAGGACGTCTCGTTCGGCGAATTCTATCAATCCGCACTGAAGTTCGCAGGCTACCTGCGGAAACTCGGCGTCGAAGAAGGAGACCGGGTGGCGATCATGCTGCCGAACTGTCCGCAGAATGCGATCGCCTATTACGGGATCCTTTATGCCGGGGCAGTCGTCGTCCAGACGAATCCGCTCTACAAGGAGCGCGAAATCGAGTACATCCTGAACGATTCAGGAGCGAAAGCGATCATCACACTCGACATGCTGTACCCGCGCGTGATGGCCGTCTTCAAGGAGACGGACCTTGAGAACATCATCGTCACGGGCATCAAAGATTACCTGCCGTTCCCGAAGAATCTGATCTATCCGTTCATCCAGAAAAAGGACAACGGCATCGCCGTCAAAGTCGAGCACCGCGGCGTCAGCCATCTGTTCACGGAAATCATGAAATCGATGCCGGCGGACAAAATCCCGCTCGATTCCGATTACAGCGAGACACTTGCGCTGCTGCAGTATACGGGCGGCACGACCGGCCCGCCGAAAGGGGTCATGCTGACGCACCGCAACCTGATTGCGAACGCTGAGATGTGCCGGGCCTGGCTGTACAAGGCGGCTGACGGGGAAGAAGTGTACATGGGCATCCTGCCGTTCTTCCATGTATACGGCATGACCACCGTCCTGATTGCATCGGTCATGTCCGCGAACAAAATGGTGCTGATCCCGAAATTCGATTTCAAAACGGCACTGAAGGAGATCGATAAGCAGAAGCCGACGCTGTTCCCCGGCGCACCGACCATCTACATCGGTCTGCTGAACCACCCGGATATCGCCAAATACGATCTGTCCTCCATCAAAGCGTGCCTGAGCGGTTCGGCGGCACTTCCGGTCGACGTCCA comes from Sporosarcina trichiuri and encodes:
- a CDS encoding DUF350 domain-containing protein, which produces MATTGFWSNPLVETAGYFSTVVLCLVVAMVIFELVTKYRNWQEIKNGNLAVAFATGGKIFGVANIFRYSIEQHNTLPQMIGWGLYGFALLVFAYVLFEFLTPMFHVDDEIEKDNRSVGFISMIISVGLSFVIGASIS
- a CDS encoding long-chain-fatty-acid--CoA ligase, producing MSSKPWLAQYPPEIPESLEYDLIPLQDYLTRSAAAYPSKTAIHFLGKDVSFGEFYQSALKFAGYLRKLGVEEGDRVAIMLPNCPQNAIAYYGILYAGAVVVQTNPLYKEREIEYILNDSGAKAIITLDMLYPRVMAVFKETDLENIIVTGIKDYLPFPKNLIYPFIQKKDNGIAVKVEHRGVSHLFTEIMKSMPADKIPLDSDYSETLALLQYTGGTTGPPKGVMLTHRNLIANAEMCRAWLYKAADGEEVYMGILPFFHVYGMTTVLIASVMSANKMVLIPKFDFKTALKEIDKQKPTLFPGAPTIYIGLLNHPDIAKYDLSSIKACLSGSAALPVDVQEKFETVTGGKLVEGYGLTETSPVAIANFVWEGQRKRGSIGVPWPDTDVAILPPDSAERMKPGEVGEIAVKGPQVMKGYWNRPEETAESFRDGWFLTGDLGYMDEDGFFYVVDRKKDMIIASGFNISPREIEEVLYEHDAIQECVVAGVPDPYRGETVKAYIVLKEGKHATEEELDAFCRANMASFKVPRIYDFRDELPKTAVGKILRRALVDEEKKKLEQKLTS